Proteins from a genomic interval of Ndongobacter massiliensis:
- a CDS encoding helix-turn-helix transcriptional regulator, whose translation MSKKSSDIKTKCIEAEITQARLAKEISTSAPYVNRVIRSKETIVNNTLVKMMEALGYDIELRYVKREEE comes from the coding sequence ATTTCTAAGAAAAGCTCGGACATAAAAACGAAATGTATTGAAGCTGAAATCACCCAGGCAAGGCTTGCAAAGGAAATCAGTACATCCGCTCCCTACGTAAACCGAGTAATCCGCAGCAAGGAAACCATCGTCAACAACACGCTTGTCAAGATGATGGAAGCACTGGGATATGATATAGAGCTTCGGTATGTGAAACGGGAGGAAGAGTGA
- a CDS encoding alpha/beta hydrolase translates to MIMHDWNSEKKDVILLIHPMLSSANGMKTYVADNIGNGYRYLAPDLSAHGDAIKDTYKSAFDEARQIHDYLVKNQVKKIKLGFGASLGGVILLQLLKYDDIQFEHVFFEGTSFYTNAKLLEWILRSVFLKKHKKAVADPALSVKRMSSMFGTEAAPLLAKHYIAMSEESIRNIIHDCAFVELPPLSDTLQKNCLFAYGDKDFDYKKARRMLRKTYPHAGMKVWGGYGHCERITKDQEGYCHDIEDYICA, encoded by the coding sequence ATGATTATGCATGATTGGAACAGCGAAAAGAAAGATGTCATTCTGCTGATCCATCCGATGCTTTCGTCAGCAAATGGAATGAAAACTTACGTTGCCGACAATATCGGGAATGGATACCGCTACCTCGCACCGGATCTTTCCGCACATGGTGATGCAATTAAAGACACCTACAAAAGTGCTTTTGACGAGGCAAGGCAAATTCATGATTATCTGGTCAAAAATCAGGTTAAGAAGATTAAGCTTGGCTTTGGAGCCTCCTTGGGAGGTGTGATTCTTCTGCAGCTTCTCAAGTATGACGATATTCAGTTTGAGCATGTGTTCTTTGAGGGAACGAGCTTTTACACTAATGCGAAACTTCTGGAATGGATCCTCAGATCCGTATTTTTGAAAAAACATAAAAAGGCCGTGGCAGATCCGGCGCTCAGTGTAAAGAGGATGTCCTCAATGTTTGGAACAGAAGCCGCTCCGCTTCTGGCAAAGCATTATATTGCCATGAGCGAGGAAAGCATAAGGAATATCATTCACGACTGTGCGTTCGTGGAGCTTCCGCCATTGTCCGATACGCTTCAGAAGAATTGTCTGTTTGCCTATGGTGATAAGGATTTCGACTACAAGAAGGCAAGGAGAATGCTCCGGAAGACATATCCTCATGCAGGAATGAAAGTGTGGGGAGGCTACGGGCATTGTGAGAGGATAACGAAAGATCAAGAAGGTTATTGCCATGACATCGAGGACTATATTTGTGCATAA
- a CDS encoding ABC transporter permease subunit — protein MKSLLALIKKEIREHIRSGRLIILGILFILFGVMNPAVAKMTPWLLEMLSDSLAENGMHVTSVTVSAMESWTQFFKNMPMALIVFILLESSIFTREYQTGTLILSLTKGLKRHKVVVSKTIVLVAFWTICYWVCFGITCGYNAYFWDNSVAHNMMFSAVCWWLFGLWNISLMILFSTSLRTNTGVLIATGGVVLALYLFSFLPKIKNYLPILLSDGNSLIRGTLNTDIFTVPIVITIALSIIDIGMSILIFDKKNL, from the coding sequence ATGAAGTCTTTGCTGGCCCTCATAAAAAAAGAAATAAGGGAGCATATTCGTTCTGGAAGGCTGATTATTCTCGGTATACTGTTTATTCTATTCGGCGTTATGAATCCCGCCGTTGCGAAAATGACGCCATGGCTGCTTGAAATGTTATCGGACTCTCTTGCAGAAAACGGCATGCATGTTACATCTGTAACTGTAAGTGCTATGGAATCATGGACACAGTTTTTCAAAAATATGCCGATGGCTCTCATTGTGTTTATTCTGCTTGAAAGCAGTATTTTTACCAGAGAATATCAAACGGGGACTTTGATACTGTCTTTGACAAAGGGACTTAAACGGCACAAGGTTGTTGTTTCAAAAACAATAGTACTTGTTGCTTTTTGGACAATTTGCTATTGGGTTTGTTTTGGAATTACCTGCGGATATAATGCATATTTTTGGGACAATTCTGTAGCGCATAATATGATGTTCTCCGCAGTTTGCTGGTGGTTGTTCGGTTTATGGAATATCTCGTTGATGATTTTATTTTCTACCAGTTTAAGAACAAACACAGGTGTTCTTATTGCTACAGGAGGTGTTGTCCTCGCGTTATATCTGTTCAGTTTTTTGCCAAAAATAAAAAATTATCTTCCCATACTGCTTTCAGATGGGAATTCGTTAATACGTGGGACTTTAAACACAGATATATTCACTGTGCCGATTGTAATAACCATAGCACTGAGTATTATTGATATCGGAATGAGCATTCTCATATTTGATAAAAAGAATTTATAA
- a CDS encoding ASCH domain-containing protein produces the protein MTQHEIWEEYCEKYDIDKSISYEAWQFGDKADELAELVCMGIKTATCSQAAVYEFEPDEPEPKVDDISIILNSADEAVCIIRNIKVYTAPFCDITAEHAFKEGEGDRSLSYWRQVHKNFFRKEAEEYGISFHENSNVICEEFEVLYRA, from the coding sequence GTGACACAACATGAAATCTGGGAAGAATACTGTGAAAAATATGATATAGATAAAAGCATATCGTATGAAGCATGGCAGTTTGGCGATAAAGCAGATGAACTGGCAGAATTAGTCTGTATGGGGATAAAGACTGCAACCTGCTCACAGGCGGCAGTATATGAATTCGAACCGGATGAGCCGGAGCCCAAGGTGGATGATATCAGTATCATCCTGAATTCAGCGGATGAAGCAGTTTGCATTATAAGAAATATTAAGGTATACACAGCACCATTCTGTGACATAACAGCAGAACATGCCTTCAAAGAAGGCGAGGGCGACAGATCCTTATCTTATTGGAGACAGGTTCATAAAAATTTCTTCAGAAAAGAAGCTGAAGAATACGGAATAAGTTTTCATGAAAACAGCAATGTGATCTGCGAGGAATTTGAAGTGCTTTACCGTGCTTAA
- a CDS encoding ABC transporter ATP-binding protein, whose amino-acid sequence MEILQITGLQKRFGDKEVLKGLDLTVPEHSIFGFIGKNGAGKTTTMKMILGLLKADAGEIKIGGEKVICSHTDTNRNIGYLPDVPEFYSFMTAQEYLLFCGEITGIKRAENKMRCEGMLKMVGLGNEKHRIKGFSRGMKQRLGIAQALLNRPALLICDEPTSALDPVGRKEILEILLAVKEQTTVLFSTHILSDVERICTDVAFLNDGVISVQGKLSDVKAKYRRDEYLLETEKETDVRIFQEIFPRIRIISSNQLSFYESDYPIFSILRIIAERHIPILKLERVEPTLESLFMEVVKK is encoded by the coding sequence ATGGAAATATTGCAAATCACCGGCTTACAAAAGCGTTTTGGCGACAAAGAGGTTCTGAAAGGGTTGGATCTGACTGTGCCAGAACATAGCATATTCGGCTTCATTGGCAAAAACGGCGCAGGCAAGACAACGACGATGAAAATGATACTTGGGCTTTTGAAGGCGGACGCCGGTGAAATCAAAATTGGTGGAGAAAAGGTTATATGTAGCCATACAGACACAAACCGCAATATCGGTTATCTCCCCGATGTACCGGAGTTTTATTCATTTATGACCGCGCAGGAGTATCTTTTGTTCTGCGGTGAAATTACAGGAATAAAAAGGGCAGAGAATAAAATGCGCTGCGAAGGAATGCTGAAGATGGTTGGCCTCGGCAACGAAAAGCATCGTATAAAGGGATTTTCAAGAGGCATGAAACAGCGATTGGGAATTGCGCAGGCTTTGTTGAATCGTCCGGCGTTGTTGATTTGTGATGAACCTACGTCTGCCCTTGATCCTGTTGGTAGAAAAGAAATATTGGAAATTCTCCTTGCTGTAAAAGAGCAAACAACAGTTTTATTTTCTACCCATATTTTGTCGGATGTAGAACGCATATGTACAGATGTGGCTTTTCTTAATGATGGGGTGATAAGTGTTCAGGGGAAACTAAGCGATGTTAAGGCAAAATACCGCAGGGATGAGTATCTCCTGGAAACGGAAAAGGAAACTGATGTGCGTATTTTTCAGGAAATTTTCCCACGTATACGGATAATCAGCAGCAACCAATTGTCTTTTTATGAAAGTGATTATCCCATATTTTCTATATTACGCATCATAGCAGAGAGACATATTCCCATTTTGAAACTGGAACGTGTAGAGCCAACTCTTGAATCTTTGTTTATGGAGGTGGTCAAAAAATGA
- a CDS encoding PLDc N-terminal domain-containing protein — protein sequence MDKIVEYLPFLIPLIIAQFALLGYTLYHILTHDTYKRGNRTSWLVITIALMGFVGPILYFLLGKEDS from the coding sequence ATGGATAAAATTGTAGAATATCTTCCGTTCTTGATTCCGCTTATCATTGCGCAGTTTGCGCTGCTGGGTTATACACTGTATCATATTTTGACTCATGACACATATAAGCGAGGAAATCGTACATCATGGCTGGTTATTACCATTGCGCTGATGGGCTTTGTCGGACCAATTCTCTACTTTCTGCTCGGTAAGGAGGATTCGTGA
- a CDS encoding MerR family transcriptional regulator yields MSKYTTGDIAKLCGVSVRTVQYYDSRNILVPSELSEGGRRLYSEQDLKRMKVICFLRDAGISINSIGELLAEENPGSVIAVLLERQEQIIKEEVNERKTQLELIESIQRELKTVDIFSVESIGDIAYVVKRKNKLKQLHALLLITGIPISMLQWVSIILLISSGIWWPLIIWAVLAIPYAIWVSIYYFKKVAYICPQCHEIFKPKFKEALWARHTPTLRKLTCTCCGYHGFCIEVYGEEKKDG; encoded by the coding sequence ATGTCAAAATACACGACAGGGGATATTGCAAAGCTTTGTGGCGTGTCTGTAAGAACAGTACAGTATTATGACTCCAGGAATATTCTCGTCCCCAGCGAATTGTCTGAAGGTGGTCGCAGACTATACTCTGAACAGGATTTAAAACGTATGAAGGTCATTTGCTTTCTTCGTGATGCAGGAATATCAATCAACAGCATTGGAGAACTGCTTGCAGAGGAAAATCCGGGCAGCGTTATTGCTGTTTTGCTGGAACGACAAGAACAGATTATCAAAGAAGAAGTCAATGAGCGCAAGACACAACTGGAGTTGATTGAAAGTATTCAACGAGAACTAAAGACCGTGGATATTTTCTCTGTTGAATCTATCGGTGACATAGCCTATGTAGTGAAACGAAAAAATAAATTGAAACAGCTTCATGCTCTTCTGCTGATTACGGGTATTCCTATCAGCATGTTACAGTGGGTATCTATTATCCTGCTAATTTCGTCAGGAATATGGTGGCCACTCATTATTTGGGCTGTGTTAGCGATTCCATATGCAATCTGGGTGTCAATCTATTATTTCAAAAAGGTTGCGTATATTTGCCCACAGTGTCATGAAATATTTAAACCAAAATTTAAAGAAGCATTATGGGCGCGTCATACCCCAACGCTCAGAAAACTGACTTGTACTTGTTGCGGGTACCACGGTTTTTGCATAGAAGTTTATGGAGAGGAGAAGAAAGATGGATAA